One part of the Anaeromyxobacter sp. Fw109-5 genome encodes these proteins:
- a CDS encoding anti-sigma factor: MRSGPPDPLRCADFSERLSELIDGERDPAVLDRVRCHVAGCSACARLALELLVTVQALHELSNAGHPAWSPGRLH; encoded by the coding sequence ATGCGCTCCGGTCCGCCCGATCCCCTTCGCTGCGCCGACTTCTCGGAGCGGCTCTCGGAGCTGATCGACGGCGAGCGCGATCCCGCCGTCCTGGACCGCGTCAGGTGCCACGTCGCCGGCTGCTCGGCGTGCGCCAGGCTCGCGCTCGAGCTGCTCGTCACGGTCCAGGCGCTGCACGAGCTCTCGAACGCGGGGCATCCCGCGTGGAGCCCGGGCCGGCTGCACTGA
- the def gene encoding peptide deformylase, which produces MVREIVIWPDPILKEVANPVERVDDSIRRLLDDMAETMYAADGVGLAAPQIAVLKRVIVIDTSPRQEGQKLIHLVNPEIVRAEGETTWTEGCLSIPGEAEDVARAAKVWVRALDYHGKPFELEADELLAIAVQHETDHLNGTLFVDHLSSLKRELIRKRMKKLKTQRAEEAARAVRDAPKHETAL; this is translated from the coding sequence ATGGTGCGTGAAATCGTCATCTGGCCAGATCCGATCCTCAAGGAGGTCGCGAACCCCGTCGAGCGGGTGGACGACTCCATCCGCCGGCTCCTCGACGACATGGCCGAGACCATGTACGCCGCCGACGGCGTCGGGCTCGCCGCGCCGCAGATCGCGGTCCTGAAGCGGGTGATCGTCATCGACACCTCTCCCCGGCAGGAGGGGCAGAAGCTGATCCATCTCGTGAACCCGGAGATCGTCCGCGCCGAGGGCGAGACGACGTGGACCGAGGGCTGCCTGTCCATCCCCGGCGAGGCCGAGGACGTCGCCCGCGCCGCGAAGGTGTGGGTCCGGGCGCTCGACTACCACGGCAAGCCGTTCGAGCTCGAGGCGGACGAGCTGCTCGCGATCGCGGTGCAGCACGAGACCGATCACCTGAACGGCACGCTCTTCGTGGACCACCTCTCGAGCCTGAAGCGCGAGCTCATCCGCAAGCGGATGAAGAAGCTCAAGACGCAGCGGGCCGAGGAGGCGGCGCGGGCGGTGCGCGACGCGCCGAAGCACGAGACCGCGCTCTAG